A region of the Triplophysa rosa linkage group LG5, Trosa_1v2, whole genome shotgun sequence genome:
CAGGGAATTCATTCATGACAAAACACCTCACCCCATTCTTCTTTTGTGCCATTTTATCCATCTTCTTTGCGATCCTGATgatctcttcttcttctttcttACCCATCATTGACGTTCAGTGGACCGTGGCGTGTATAAAAGGGGTTTAAGCGTAAAATATTAGGACACCGCACGCAACACTCCACCGGCGATGAACGCAGCGACTACAGATCCAGAAGGAAGGCGTTTCTACGAAAAGCCAAGACAAGGCTAATCGATCCAGAGATAGCGATCGACGTCAAGATCAGACATTATTAACCGCGGTCGAGTCACATGGGAAGCCTTGCGTAATATTAATGTATTTCTAGCTGGTTGCTTGTCACTATGCTATTTTAAGTTAACTAGATAAGTAGTTCAAACGTCGCATATCGTTTTTTTATAATAGTTTCAGGTGTATAGGCCGATATGGCAGTCATTTGTGATAAAGTAGTGGAGTAACCACTGATTTCTAAACACTAGAGGGCGCTCGTGCTTGTTTTACAATAAACTATCTGCTGAAATGTCAGCATATGACAGCGTGTATGAAACTATGCATGAAATATTGGTGAACATGTTACACAGGTTTTTTGTCGGTAGGAATGCCACACATTATCAATTATTAATCGTTGAAGTGAGTGTGGAGTGTAAAcaagaaaattataataaataagatAGATTGAAAATAGCCTACTCTTTTTGATTTTGACTACTTGTCTGAcaagtgtttatttgtttaggtttttaaatgattcaaataaatgttaaggTGTCAAAAGTGTTTCAACggttgactgaaatgtttataaTGATCGTGGTATAAGCTTAATAAATAGTGAGAgctaaaaatatctaaaattgccaataattgtgccaacatatcatttttttcataacaataaataaaaacattttttaaactgatgaccaaataatgaagaaaaagcagtCAATAGAAGCCCTGAATAGATTGgcaacccattaaaaaaaactctcCCATGGTGAGATCTCAAGAAATGATAAAATGCTAAGAGAAGGGTCTACTTGATGCTGACGTATTACATAGATTTGAAATTTTAGATGCTTTTAGTCATTATATATCCCACAGTTAAAATTGTCTATAGTTTTGATACTTTTCTAAAAGGTGGAAAAATCTAAAGCGTTTCCAAACGTTTGACTGGTACTGCATATAAATTGGTATAaatcttgttttctttatttacacacatacTGATTACATAATTACATGTTATATAATGTTGTCATTTATTGTGCATAGGCTATAGGTACACAAATATGAAGATTATAATGGCCATCAGCTATTAAAAACCCACATCAGTAGACCACTTGTCATTAAAATACTGCTGTAACACCCAATGCTTATACACAGTTGAGTAAAACCCCAAATGTCTGCCGTATAAACTCACTGTTCTGCATGTGTGTGAGCCTCTAATCCTCGGGGATCAAGACAACGTGACTTGTGACTTTTCCAAGGCTCTGTGCCCTCCACAACCTCAAGGAGTATCAAAAAATAATGCGATCTTTTGATAATGTGGGCGGAAATGAAGACTACAAAGCCCTAGAGTAAAGAGTGCAAGATATGCGTAGGAAAATTATACATATCCTAATCAGTGAGTGAAACCTTGAAATCATTGAGTCATCTCTAGAAAACACGGCAAGGCTAATCTTCACCCCATGCTGATAAGGATGCCCCATAAAAATGTCTGTGACTGAGATCACTGGAAACATACAGGTGCACAAACAAAAACCAAACTGGTCTCATTataaaaataaccatttattttaaaatgtgagatAACAAATAGGTTTAACAAACAAAGCTCTTGAAGAATTAAGTCTTCTGCCATATGCGGTTTATATACATATCTGATTAATCAATATGATTGAAGATTAGCATCATCCCACATGTAATGCGCTGGAAACTGTTGCTCCCCTGCTGGAAACCAATCACTATAACAATATGCCTAACTGTGCTTTTGTAGTCACAGTTACGCTCCTACAGAGAGACACATGCATTACCAGCTGAGACTTCCCTTTCCCTTACTGTCATCATCTAGAAGCACAAAACCTCTTTACTTCACCTCACTCTAATCCCTATTAGTAGAGACCTTAAATCTGCTTATATctcttctgaaatgagaaacacCTTCAGCCATCTGCTGATTATCAACATGGTTAAAGAGATATGAAATGAAAACctgactttttttacttttacaacTGAAATTGGTTTAGCTAAATATACCGTTATGTAAGGAAGAAACAGGTATTAAAATGGGTCCACAGAGGTATTTCGTGTTACACTGTAATGGCACAATATCATTTGTTTGAACACTTatctaatatttattatattgtcatttttaatatctCTGTGTAATAAATCTCAGTCTAACTatacaattgaattgaatgttagTGCAGATGTAGGGGTAATCATTGAATCAGTTTCAAAATGTTATTATCACATGCCTGGaggattaaaataaaaagtattctttattttatttcttttaaatgcctTGACTAAAGATTAAACAAATTGAGGCTGATGCCTGCATTCCTAAAATAGCCATGAGCTGTGTTCATAATCTCTTCAGTTGATGGACACCTGCATCGCCAACTCAACGCTAtactgaaaatgtgaaaaaggtAAGATAAGtggttttaaatgtttgtgttgttatCTAATACCTGTAGTAAACAAAACTAGGGATTTGAGAAAGTCAATTGTTTATGCTGGTAGATTAAACAGCCAGAGCAAATGTGTGCTAATAATCAGATGTAAATGTTCCTTTTAAGaaccattgtatggacacttaCAGTTATGTCACAAGCAGGAAAGTATAAAGGGTGTTaaaatcaatattgtttttttgtagtagtgatttttattattattataagttattattatagtattttGTGGTTTTCAGAGCATGTCTGGTGTCTGTGTCATGTAATTAATTTGGATTGTAAATTGCCaatagattttttgtttttagatcaAAAACATTGTTGTCTGTGTAGTTCGGATTTAATTTCTTTTAACTATAgctaattgtgtttattttttgtaaagacTTAGGTTAgtatttagcattagcattaagttGTGTTCAGGACTTGCAGTTTAGAATCTGGCTGTTAAGTAAAAGTATAGACAGTCAAGAAGAAAAGCCATGTTATTGATGACTGCAAGAGGCCATTTCATTAATGACTATAATAAAACTTGTAAATGTAGTTGTTGCTGCTAGTGAAATAGATACTCATTCTAATGCATTAGCTGTAATGGATTAGAGTAAAATAGGCTATAAAAAGAAAATAGCAAACAATTTAAAggttttactttttttctttgATAGTCATTTTCATGGAGAAAATGGAGGCAATTTCCCAAAATTGTAGAATAAATCAAACATAATGGAACACTGGTTGTTAATAAGAACAGAGAAATATTAACAGAATATGAGTTTTCATCATGGACAAagaggtaaaaaaataaattggacaatattcaaaatattgaatgttaactttggttacatttttttacagtttcatTTAATATGAGCACAGTGCCCATTAATGATGTGTCCCCTGGAAGCATGCACACACTGGTCTCCAGGCACCTACTGCTCAACTCAGACCCTGCTACCTCTAAGAGGGTGTGCTTTTACAAGAGTGGGGACCCCCAGTTCACTGGACACCGAATGGTCATCAACAGCCACACTTTTAAAACCTTTGATGCCCTTCTAGACGAACTCTCCAAGAAAGTGCCTCTGTCATTTGGCGTAAGAACCATCACAACCCCTAAAGGGAAACATGCTGTCCGTACCCTTGATGATCTGCAGGATGGGGCCTCTTATCTGTGCTCAGATCGTAGGAAAGTCAAGCCTTTTAACCTGGACGAGGTTCACAAAACACATGTACCTTGGAACACTACCAGACCTGTTAGTTCAGGACATCAAGCACGCAGAGCTCTGGTACGGCAGCTAGTGAAGCGAGGTGAAGGGACCACAAGGACGGTAAAGATGCCTGAAAACAGTGTGGTAGTGAGGACACCAAAAAGGCTGACAGTATGTAAAAACAAGGATCCAAGCATTACGCGGGTAATTGTTCTTCAGAGGAGAACAGCCCCAAATTTTGAAGCCGTGTTGGATTATCTTTCGAAAGTGATGCAGTTCCCTGTTCTGAAGCTTTACACAGGAGATGGCAGAAAAGTAAGTATTATGTTCAATTTTACTATTCGTCCCAGCTACAATTTTTTACACAACAATAGCATGCATTTAAGAATAAAAGCAGAATAAACTTTAATTGTCTGTAGACCAAAACAAATAATCAAATGTGATATTCTGAGGTATGAATTCTTCGTAAACCACAATCCTACCCTGTGTCTTCCAAATATATATTGGATgataacaacaataaaatagtatattaatattatatagtaataagtaacattgagatcttaaaaataaatacaaatatttttaatatgtttttaataacaCAGTCTTTAACTaataaaaaacttaaaatgATGCAATGTTTTGTACAAATATTTGAATACTGTCTTTACAATATTACagtgttttaaatatgttttaactATATCATAACATAAGCTagagaaaaaatataaagcttTTAGAGTAAATAAATAGATCCACAAAATGTATTATCCCATAGGTTGATGGACTTCCTGCTCTCATTTTGTGCTCTGGGATTGTCGTGGCAGCTGGTAATGAACCCTTTAGAATGGGTACCCACAATCTCCAAGGTCCCACTAAAACCATACGGGCCAACATATCTGAATCCCTGGGTCCAACACAAGCAAAGACACTTTTAGGTAAGgtttacgtttttttatttgccaatccattaattgacattttaacaaaaaagttttCAATTTTCAAGTGCTACTGATGAACACCTTTTAGTTCTGAATGACATTTTTCCTTTAttcccccccacacacaaattcaattCTCTGCCCATTCGTCCATTAGAAGAAAAGAACAAACCATCTGCGCCTATTTCAAGATCAAGGAATTTCTCTTTATCCTCAGAGCGCTACCTCGTGGAGCAGATCAATAAGTCACTAAATGGAAGTCTGTCAGAGCACAATTGTCAAAAGACAGAATCAATGGAGACCGAAGACAGTCAGCCAACAGGACCAGAAGAGAACTGTGACTCTATGGCTAGAGTGGAAAAGAGAAATCACCCCATCATGCCTACAGAAGACGACATTGAGAAATCATTCCGGGTCAATGAGGATGGCAGTATGACAGTGGAGATGAAGGTGCATCTTACtataaaacaagaagaaatgGTCCATTGGACAACGACACTAAGCCGTTCCTCTGTTAACAACCAGCAGAGGGCAGTGGGCACTTCCAAGCCGGGATCAGGCGTGAACTCATTAGACGTCGCCAATGACTCAGGCAAAGAGTCAAATGGGCCTCATAGCCTAGAATGTAAGGAAATTAACACCCTCACTGACAAATCCGTAGGGTTCATTGAGGAGGAAAGAGAAAAATACGGCAAGGCCGTATCTCAGACTTCTGAAAAGCTTAAACCAATTTACAGAAGGATTCCCACTCCAGgtcacagacaacagaggaaagAGTCATCAATTTCAGAGACTGAAGTACAGGAGAGTACAGTGGGTGCATACTCGAACATGGAGCGCACCGCACAGGGAGAATTGACGGAAGGGTACTGTGTGGTGAGTCGTAGCAGTAGCAGCAGCACCAGGGATTTGTCAAAACCCAGGAAGAGTGAGTCAGGAGAGATCAAGCAGAAGAAGTCTCATTCCTTCAGATCCTCAGGTGTGGCAGAGGTTCTTCAGCTAAAAAACAACGGGACAGTGGGAATAACAGAGGCCGTGCTGCACATATATGAGTCGCAGGGCACGTGTGACAATTACTATGCAAATACACAGGTGGATGTGGAAAATAAACCTGAATACTGTACCAAAGCTTTGCCTCGCAGCAGGCCAAGCTCGACAGACTCAGGACCTCAGTCGTCCAGTAATGACTGCGATGTGGATCTCACCAGGCAATCCACAAGCTCCAACTCTGGAGACGGTGGAAGAAATGACATGCTGTCATTGTCATCTGCTTCTTCAACACCTTCAAAAACGATAAGCAACAATCCTCAAATCCTCAGTGACAACGCACAACTGGCTTCAGGAGAGTGCAGGTCCACTGAATCCACAGAAAATAGAATGTTGCAGTCAATAGATGAAGACTACAATGATATGAGGATTATtggtaataaaaatacaaatactcCAAAGTCAAAAAAGTCAAAGCAGAGCACTTCTTCTGAATCATCTGGGCTTGGGAAAAGAATCAAGGGCATTCCGAGTTCTTCAAAAGGGCTCCAAATGACAAATACTTCTGACACATTGAGCCACACAGAATCAGAGAAAAAGACTCAAAGTTCAGCAGAAAGGGCTAAACACAACAATGGAAGAGATCAAAATAAAACGACCAAGACATTCAAAGGTACACCAAAAAGTAGAAGTTTGAATCTCAAAAGAAGGTCAGAAAAAGAACTGAAAACTAAAACAATCAAAGACATCTCTCACAAAGTAAATACCAATGATTGTGTCTCTCTAGGGCCTACTTTAAAGTCAAGTGTCTTGGACAACAGATCACCAACCCATCCAGCACCATTAAAAAAGATGCTGCCAAAGCAGCGGTCAATGAATGGCACGAAATCAAAAGcctccacacaaacacaaaagttGAGTGAGAGTGTGTCATTGCCTGTGCTACAGTCATCTCCCTCCAATGTGAATCAATATGTTGAAAACTGGTTGCAGAAAATTCAACCAGACTCTTTGCCCTACGATGACGACATAGAACATATGGAGAGCGTACCGAGGGCGGTTTTCCAGATCGGCAGCGAATCTGCAGACGGCTCTGAGATTAAAAGCGAACCTGAAAAAGATAGCGTAGTGGATGAAGAGCCTTCACTTGAACATAATGCTGTAGAGAGGCCTTCACTTGAAAATGGTGCTGTGGAGAGGCCTGCACCTGTACAAATAAGATGTGAAGGAGAGCCACTCGAGGCCCAAAGACTGAGAGGCTTTTGTAAATCTATGCCAAGTGTGAGAGTACTTCCTGCTGAACAGGAAAGACATGTGAGAATGCACAAGTCATCGGAGACCTTGGCTCCGCCTGACCCTTGCACTGGGGCTAGGACGTCACAAAGCACAGATGTTAATACTGGATCAGGTGTGAAACCAGTTTTGAAACAGTTATGTTTGTCAATTCAGTACATCAGACGGGCTTCGAGTCAAACCCACTTGGCACCCACTGTGATGGAAAAGTCCAGTAGCCTCCCAGACTTTTCATCTCAGGTGGCCTCTGCTTTTGGTTCTCCAGCTAGagcttttctttcctttttgtcTCTGATGACACTGAGAGATGGAAAAACCATCCTTAGCAAAGACGAATCACAAGCCAGCTCCTCGGAGGCCATACAGGTAATGCAGTCCTTGGAAAAAATATCTAATATTAAAGACGAGGAAGAGCTTAAGGCTAGCTTGACAAGTCTTCAAAGTTCAACCTCCTCACGATTAAAACAGAGCTGGAGAGATTTCCAGGAGAGAAATTTGTTTGGAGAGAGTCCACCGCTGTCACCAAGACAATCGGAGCAAGAGTTTGCACTAGATGTGGACTCAGGAGGAGAGGGGGAGGAACAGGACGAAGAGCATGATTTTGGTATAGAGCAGTTAATGGACGAACTGAACATGTCTGGGGATCTTCGCCGAGAGATTTCCTCTCTTGTTGAAGGAGATATTAAATGTCAAACAAATTTGAACAATAgtgaaaatgatgaaaatgaggATGGCTCAGTGAATGGTAGTTTGGAGAAAGCTGCGGATATGGAAATGGAAAAAGACTATTGTGAGGAGAATGTTGGCCTAGAGAATGACACAACCAAAGATAAGATAACTGATGATCCAAAAGAAAAGGAATCTCAGGAGCTGCATGTAATTCAATCTCATTCCCCGGACTTAGAAACTGTGGAACAAGACTTAAATAATGAAGATTCTGATATAGCCAGGCCTACACCTGAAGAAATACGCGAAGATAATTACAGTAATTCAAGCAAAGCAGAGGTTTTAGAAATGGCAGATAACAACCAgataaacacagagacagaAATAGTCATTTATGGAGACTCTGAGAGTAGAGATGTAGAACAAAGCCATTTCCAGACATCTCAACAAAATCTCACAGATATTGCTGGAGAAGACCTTTCtgataaacaaaacaacatgtCTGAAGGTGAAAACAACATAACAGCAGACAATAAAGATGGAGACAGCAACAACGAGGAGGAAGCTACCATTCTGCCAGATGACAATACGGATGACATATCAAAACAGAAGGTAACAGATTTAGCAGGAGATGAACAATTCTCTGATGACCATGGCATACAGTCTGACAGAGATAACAACATGACACCAGATAATCTAGAAGTAAGGGAGCCTAATGAAGAGCAGGACACCATTCAGAGTATCAAGGAGCATTTTGAACAGTCAGATGTTTCAGAACCTGACATTACAGATACCACACCAGAACAAAAGGTCACAGATTCTGCTAGAAACGAACAGTTTGAGTTGTCTGATGACAAGAAGAATGTGTGTGTAGGAGATAACACAGCAACACCAGACGATACGGAAGAAAGAGACAACCTTCAGAATTTGAGGGAACATAGTGAGCAGTCAGATGTTTCAGAACCAGTCGATCTATGTTTAGCATCAGAAACCGAGTGTGTGGAGTTTCCAGATAAAGAAACTGAACTAAATGAGCTAAATGAGGACGATGAATCTCAGTTCAGTACAGGTGAAATACGAGAGCAGGACCGTGTTAGAGAGGAAACAGATCATTCTGATTTCGAGGAAGATGGTGGTGATGAAGAAGAGAGGCAAGAAGAAGAAAACAAGTCCATCTTAGCAGAATGTGATGTAGAGTCCCAAAACTCCCAACACTATTTATCACATCATTGTGATGCGCAGAGTAAACACACAGTGGATGTATACGAATCAGGTAGCCAAGAAGATGATGAGGTCATGTCTCCAGATGTTGAACATGCTATGCAAGAGATGTTAGAAAGTCAGGATCTCAGTTGCCCTGAGCGTTTTAATAATGTTGAGAATAGTAAAACTGAATATGATGAAACACAACAAATTGATGACAGTTTTGTGGAAGGGAGGAACAGTGATGAAGAGGATCATGACATCTCTGAACACTGTATATGGGCAGATCCAGATGCTGAAGCAGGCTCTTCTAGAAACTCAGATCCTGAGGTTAAAAATGTGACAGCAGAAACATCAAGGTCCAGCATTAGTGATTCAGAACATGTTTGTAAGACTTTAGAGGAAGACAGccacaaagacaaaaatgaaattccTGCTGAGTTCTGCGATCAGGAGAACCGTCTGCCTGGTTCTCATGATTTCCCACAACACTCTTTTATGTTTAAAGATGATATTAATAACTCTGAAAGAGAGTCGTGCAGCAGTATCAAGACAAATTCAAGTGaagaaaagtttgaaaattTGGGCATGGAACATGGTTATCATTATTTACTACATCCGACAGAGATCTCACAAGAGCTGTTAGACTTAATAAATTCAGCGTTGTTGTCTTCCACTCTTACTGTCAATTATGATTCAAATGGCAACCTCAGAATAGAGCCAGACAAACGCAAAATTAGGGAGCTGTTCAGAGCTCAACATAGGTTGGATGATCAGTATGGCAAGAAACACCTTCCAAGCCCTTATACATCCGATCTGTCCGATTACAGACCTGAGACATCAAACAACAGTGGACTCCAGTCGCAGGCCTCAATGGAGCTGTTAACCGAGAGCGATGATGAAGAAAAAAGATTACGAATCTTTAGAGAAGTCTTGAAACAAAGCTCTGAGAACCCACAAAACCACACGATGGACAATAGCTCTGTGAAATCTTCTCCCAGTACAAGTTTGAACAGCAATAACAGTCTAAACTTTGTTCAAGATAACAAAAGTGTTTTACATGAACCACTACATTACAACAGACCAACTTCACACCACGGAAACTCTGCACAGTGCGTGACCATAAACGGAGATGTGGACTCTGAAGAGGGCGTGTTGATTGATAAAGGCAGGTGGCTCCTGAAAGAAAACCATCTCATTCGTAAATCTCCTCCAATGCCCATGGGAATGTATGGAAACGGGGAAACCACGTCGCCCGACACGGGTTTGGACAACATGAGCGAAGATGCACCATATCCGCATTACGAGAACCAAGCACCCCTCGCTGTAATATCCTCCTCTGAGCTAGAAGATCTGGCTAAACCTTGTACACCGAAGTGTATGTACTTCAATGTGCCACACAGCAGTGGTTCGGATCTTCTATCGGATGCCCAGAGCCTGGGTGGAGGGAGTTCAAGGAGGAACAAGGAGCTTAAGGTGTCACCAATGGGAGAGTCTTCCAAAATGTGGGCAAAGAAAAATGGAAGTCTGTCTTCATTTGCCTCTGTTGAGTTCAAACTGCCTGATGGGAAAGTTCATCCACAAGATGGTCCGGTGTCTGGTGCTGTGAATACTAACATATCTCACAGTATAGACAGTAGAACCATGCAAGAGGAGGAGTCCAGGGTGGGCTTAAATCTCAGGTGTGGGCAACACTGCCCAATACTGTAGTTCTAAAGGGAAAATGTAGCAGCTTAAAAGTTATTTactacacatttttatttatttctagtattttatttttgccGAAATGGTTTGAATAGCACACATAATACAAGCTGTTTTAACTGCATGTGATAAGACTTTACAACTTCACTTTGGTGCCTGCTTCAGTGTTTTGAGATTTCAACAGCAAACAAATTAATCTTTTAACCATGCacagttttgaaatatttaatattatgcaGATGCCGAGGGGCTATATTGCACAAAGTGAATCTGGTTTACTTGAATTTATTGAATTTCCTAAGTGGTATTTGATATGTAAATATTATCCATCTAACAATTAttgttgtatttgcatttaaatgtcTCCCATGTCATGATAAATACGCACCTTCGGCCCCAAAGTATACCTCATTTAGACCATCTGTTTAAGAAACATACTAAATTTAAACCAGCACTGAGAACTTGTATACAGAAGTatgtaataatacaataaatataccTATTACAATTTCCTTTCTGAAATGTTTGTGCCATTGTTACTGTCCAGGACATTCTTGTATTTTACAGAGCAGAGAAAACACAGACTAACACAATATATTATGTGATAACCCCAtttaaacaatgaaaatagTTACCGTAGTTTCTCCTTCACTGCATTTTCACCCAATGCAAcgttaaaaaaatattctttatCTGGAAGAAGGCAAGCATGTAATAATGTGATTGTGAAAGGAGGCAGCTGTCATCATTACtacattaaatgtgattttgctgttttgttaagagatcaaataaaatatacatttaacacCTCTTCAAAAGATATGTCTTATGCAAACTATGAAATGAAACAAGTTACTGAAAAAGGAATATTACTTTAATTTTTTATGCATTGTGTTTATATCACACAACTCTGTAGACATCTGTACCACAAATCTCTAACACTATAAATTATGTTACAgcaacattttattatataagtGTTTTACATCGTCTATAGTTTGATAGAGTTGGCACAATAACGGGATATCAAACTTCCTTGGATTATTGATGTTGGGTTGCTCTGTGGATTAAGCGCATTGCAGCTTCAAACAAACGCATCATAGAAAAGACTACAGGCTTCAGTCTCAGACAACCTGACCATATTACAAATCAAATCATTTTAagtaaagaaatgaaaaaaaaaatgctcaTTGCATTCAGTCCCAGAGTATTCCCAGCATCCTGCAGCTTAGCGCCCAAAGTTTCTCTGCCATTTCATCATCTCTAGCTGCTCTCGTGCACGTTGAAGGTCCACAGTTACTTAATACATTGTGAGAAAGGAAAAGAGGTGAACAAAACAAATTTAGTCCTGTATTCATTATGATGAGAGTACCTTGTGTGTTTGATGAGGTTTCTGCAGCTATATGTTATGTATTATGTCAGAATTGAATACCTATAGTAACCACCACTTTCTTTGTCTAATTCTGGTTGTACTGCACAATAGATGGTGGTCTGTGCTCCCTGCACTGGGGTCTTTGTGAAAGGTCTGACAACTTTCCACATGATAAGGAGTCCAAGATTCATGTGCCTTTTGAGTTCTGTTCGCACAACTCCTGGATGAACGGCATATGCCGTTACACCAGTATCTGAAAACACAAATAATGAATGTTTAGAAGTTAATCAATGTACTCTAACACAATTACCTCctcaaaatgtgtatttctttgtGTTACACAGCAACATTAACTCAACGTATGACACGTGTTTAAGGCAGGACTATCTTATTAGTCAACCAAAGggataaataattaaaaacatgcttttttctAGTGGTGCAGAAACTGCACACTTTAATTGACATCTTCAATTCACTTCACATTAAACTTTAAAAGCATCGTATAATCTGTTAAAGACTCACCCTTGAGTTTTTTGGCCAGGGAGCGAGTGAAGAGAATGATGGCCAATTTACTCTGACCATAAGCCCTTCTGCTGTGATAATTTCTCTCACTATTGACATCATCGAGTCTTATAGTGCCCCAGCTATGTGCCATGGACGAGAGGTTGATGATTCTCGAGGGGGCGGATCTCTTCAGCAGGTCAATCAGCAGAGATGTTAACAGGAAGTGACCTACAGTAAGTcacatttaatgttaaattgcTATAGACCACTTGTCTATATATATGTAAACATCGgac
Encoded here:
- the LOC130554087 gene encoding oxygen-regulated protein 1 produces the protein MSTVPINDVSPGSMHTLVSRHLLLNSDPATSKRVCFYKSGDPQFTGHRMVINSHTFKTFDALLDELSKKVPLSFGVRTITTPKGKHAVRTLDDLQDGASYLCSDRRKVKPFNLDEVHKTHVPWNTTRPVSSGHQARRALVRQLVKRGEGTTRTVKMPENSVVVRTPKRLTVCKNKDPSITRVIVLQRRTAPNFEAVLDYLSKVMQFPVLKLYTGDGRKVDGLPALILCSGIVVAAGNEPFRMGTHNLQGPTKTIRANISESLGPTQAKTLLEKNKPSAPISRSRNFSLSSERYLVEQINKSLNGSLSEHNCQKTESMETEDSQPTGPEENCDSMARVEKRNHPIMPTEDDIEKSFRVNEDGSMTVEMKVHLTIKQEEMVHWTTTLSRSSVNNQQRAVGTSKPGSGVNSLDVANDSGKESNGPHSLECKEINTLTDKSVGFIEEEREKYGKAVSQTSEKLKPIYRRIPTPGHRQQRKESSISETEVQESTVGAYSNMERTAQGELTEGYCVVSRSSSSSTRDLSKPRKSESGEIKQKKSHSFRSSGVAEVLQLKNNGTVGITEAVLHIYESQGTCDNYYANTQVDVENKPEYCTKALPRSRPSSTDSGPQSSSNDCDVDLTRQSTSSNSGDGGRNDMLSLSSASSTPSKTISNNPQILSDNAQLASGECRSTESTENRMLQSIDEDYNDMRIIGNKNTNTPKSKKSKQSTSSESSGLGKRIKGIPSSSKGLQMTNTSDTLSHTESEKKTQSSAERAKHNNGRDQNKTTKTFKGPTLKSSVLDNRSPTHPAPLKKMLPKQRSMNGTKSKASTQTQKLSESVSLPVLQSSPSNVNQYVENWLQKIQPDSLPYDDDIEHMESVPRAVFQIGSESADGSEIKSEPEKDSVVDEEPSLEHNAVERPSLENGAVERPAPVQIRCEGEPLEAQRLRGFCKSMPSVRVLPAEQERHVRMHKSSETLAPPDPCTGARTSQSTDVNTGSGVKPVLKQLCLSIQYIRRASSQTHLAPTVMEKSSSLPDFSSQVASAFGSPARAFLSFLSLMTLRDGKTILSKDESQASSSEAIQVMQSLEKISNIKDEEELKASLTSLQSSTSSRLKQSWRDFQERNLFGESPPLSPRQSEQEFALDVDSGGEGEEQDEEHDFGIEQLMDELNMSGDLRREISSLVEGDIKCQTNLNNSENDENEDGSVNGSLEKAADMEMEKDYCEENVGLENDTTKDKITDDPKEKESQELHVIQSHSPDLETVEQDLNNEDSDIARPTPEEIREDNYSNSSKAEVLEMADNNQINTETEIVIYGDSESRDVEQSHFQTSQQNLTDIAGEDLSDKQNNMSEGENNITADNKDGDSNNEEEATILPDDNTDDISKQKVTDLAGDEQFSDDHGIQSDRDNNMTPDNLEVREPNEEQDTIQSIKEHFEQSDVSEPDITDTTPEQKVTDSARNEQFELSDDKKNVCVGDNTATPDDTEERDNLQNLREHSEQSDVSEPVDLCLASETECVEFPDKETELNELNEDDESQFSTGEIREQDRVREETDHSDFEEDGGDEEERQEEENKSILAECDVESQNSQHYLSHHCDAQSKHTVDVYESGSQEDDEVMSPDVEHAMQEMLESQDLSCPERFNNVENSKTEYDETQQIDDSFVEGRNSDEEDHDISEHCIWADPDAEAGSSRNSDPEVKNVTAETSRSSISDSEHVCKTLEEDSHKDKNEIPAEFCDQENRLPGSHDFPQHSFMFKDDINNSERESCSSIKTNSSEEKFENLGMEHGYHYLLHPTEISQELLDLINSALLSSTLTVNYDSNGNLRIEPDKRKIRELFRAQHRLDDQYGKKHLPSPYTSDLSDYRPETSNNSGLQSQASMELLTESDDEEKRLRIFREVLKQSSENPQNHTMDNSSVKSSPSTSLNSNNSLNFVQDNKSVLHEPLHYNRPTSHHGNSAQCVTINGDVDSEEGVLIDKGRWLLKENHLIRKSPPMPMGMYGNGETTSPDTGLDNMSEDAPYPHYENQAPLAVISSSELEDLAKPCTPKCMYFNVPHSSGSDLLSDAQSLGGGSSRRNKELKVSPMGESSKMWAKKNGSLSSFASVEFKLPDGKVHPQDGPVSGAVNTNISHSIDSRTMQEEESRVGLNLRCGQHCPIL